One stretch of Mangifera indica cultivar Alphonso chromosome 9, CATAS_Mindica_2.1, whole genome shotgun sequence DNA includes these proteins:
- the LOC123225329 gene encoding uncharacterized protein LOC123225329 has translation MASDFGLKTFVVVLTVTFFVQGTLGEIICENLNQDTCAYAVSSSGNRCVLEKRVKRSGEEAYTCAASEIKADKSKNHVETDQCISDCGLDRKVLGISSDSLLEAKFTEKLCSAQCYDNCPNIVDLYFNLAAGEGVFLPKLCEARGKNARREMSEIRSSGFVAAGPAQAVKFLADPVLAPAAAPSV, from the exons ATGGCTTCTGATTTTGGCCTTAAGACCTTCGTTGTCGTCCTTACAGTTACCTTCTTTGTGCAAGGAACTCTCG GAGAGATAATATGTGAGAACCTGAACCAAGACACATGTGCGTACGCAGTGTCGTCGTCGGGCAACCGCTGTGTGCTGGAGAAGCGTGTGAAAAGGAGCGGAGAAGAAGCATACACATGCGCCGCATCTGAAATAAAGGCCGATAAATCAAAGAACCATGTGGAAACTGACCAGTGCATCTCCGACTGTGGGCTTGACAGAAAAGTTCTCGGCATCTCCTCTGACTCCCTCCTCGAAGCCAAGTTCACAGAAAAACTCTGCTCCGCCCAGTGCTACGATAACTGCCCCAATATCGTCGATCTTTATTTCAATCTAGCTGCCGGTGAAG GTGTGTTTCTTCCCAAGCTGTGTGAAGCAAGAGGAAAAAATGCAAGAAGGGAAATGTCTGAGATTCGAAGCTCTGGTTTCGTTGCAGCAGGACCTGCCCAAGCTGTGAAGTTCTTGGCTGACCCAGTTCTGGCTCCGGCAGCTGCACCCAGTGTTTAG
- the LOC123226096 gene encoding uncharacterized protein LOC123226096, with protein sequence MASDLGLKTFVVVLAVTFFLQGTLGEIICENLDQDTCAYAVSSLGNRCVLEKRVKRSGEEAYTCAASEIKADKSKNHVETDQCISDCGLDRKGLGISSDSLLEAKFTQKLCSAQCYDNCPNIVDLYFNLAAGEGVFLPKLCEARGKNARREMSEIRSSGFVAAGPAQAVKFLADPVLAPAAVPCV encoded by the exons ATGGCTTCTGATTTGGGCCTTAAGACCTTCGTAGTCGTCCTTGCAGTTACCTTCTTTTTGCAGGGAACTCTCG GAGAGATAATATGTGAGAACCTGGACCAAGACACATGTGCGTACGCAGTGTCGTCGTTGGGCAACCGCTGTGTGCTGGAGAAGCGTGTGAAAAGGAGCGGAGAAGAAGCTTACACATGCGCCGCATCTGAAATAAAGGCCGATAAATCAAAGAACCATGTGGAAACTGACCAGTGCATCTCCGACTGTGGGCTCGACAGAAAAGGTCTCGGCATCTCCTCTGACTCCCTCCTCGAAGCTAAGTTCACACAAAAACTCTGCTCCGCCCAGTGCTACGATAACTGCCCCAATATCGTCGATCTTTATTTCAACCTAGCTGCCGGCGAAg GTGTGTTTCTTCCCAAGCTGTGTGAAGCAAGAGGAAAAAATGCAAGAAGAGAAATGTCTGAGATTCGAAGCTCTGGTTTCGTTGCAGCGGGACCTGCCCAAGCTGTGAAGTTCTTGGCTGACCCAGTTCTGGCTCCGGCAGCTGTACCCTGTGTTTAG